A genomic region of Azoarcus sp. KH32C contains the following coding sequences:
- the hcrA gene encoding 4-hydroxybenzoyl-CoA reductase subunit alpha — protein sequence MNAPDRVVPGIGRASGEPRGVGARLPFVDGVEKVTGAARYTADLPAAGALVGRILRSSWAHAELLEVDVSEAQKLPGVRAVITGGACDMPYGVIPIAQNEFPLARGRVRYHGDPIAAVAAVDEATADAAIALIRVKVKELPAYFTAADARKPGAVQLHDNKPGNIEREVHNEFGDVAAGFAAADLVREETYQSAEVHHAMMEPNAALAEWDNQRGHLTLWSVSQVPYYVHLTLARCMHMEAAHIRVIKPFVGGGFGHRTEALNFEVICALLARAARGKVRLLQTREETFLTHRGRPESEIRMKLGLTKDGRITACQAEVVQRGGAYGGYGLVTILYAGALLNGLYDIPAVKYDGYRVYANTPACGAMRGHGTVNARFAFESLLDTMAGELGLDPIAVRRRNLLKAPTETINGLKVTSYGLPECLDWVEEASGWRERRGQLSGDGPVKRGLGMACSHFVSGSAKPVHWSGEPHAVIVLKVDFDASVTILTGASDIGQGSSTIITQVVAEVLGIDYSRIRLIANDSAITPKDNGSYSSRVTYMVGNAALDAAQNLKRILVTAAAKRLGVSEAEVDWLGEAAAVVGDSARQIPFADIVEEALVATGTITTKGTFTCPPEFQGGKQRGGAVGSTMGFSYAAQAVEVSVDTELGTVTVDKAWAAIDCGFALNPMSVEGQVQGAVWMGMGQALCEETVYENGRHKAANLLDYRVPTMAESPEIEVHIVESIDPNGPFGAKEASEGPLSGFMSALAAAVEDATGARIQQTPFTPDRVFEALNRKPKPGAAAAATTTAKGEA from the coding sequence ATGAACGCCCCGGACCGCGTCGTACCCGGCATCGGCCGCGCCTCTGGCGAACCGCGCGGCGTCGGCGCACGGCTCCCCTTCGTCGATGGCGTCGAAAAGGTTACCGGCGCCGCGCGCTACACGGCGGACCTGCCCGCTGCCGGGGCGCTGGTCGGCCGCATCCTGCGCAGCTCCTGGGCGCATGCCGAACTCCTCGAAGTCGACGTCAGCGAAGCGCAGAAGCTCCCCGGCGTGCGCGCGGTGATCACCGGCGGCGCCTGCGACATGCCCTACGGTGTGATCCCGATCGCGCAGAACGAATTCCCGCTCGCGCGGGGCCGCGTGCGCTACCACGGCGACCCGATCGCGGCCGTCGCGGCGGTCGATGAAGCCACGGCCGACGCGGCGATCGCGCTGATCCGCGTGAAGGTGAAAGAACTGCCCGCGTACTTCACCGCCGCCGACGCGAGGAAGCCCGGCGCGGTGCAGCTTCACGACAACAAGCCGGGCAACATCGAGCGCGAGGTGCATAACGAGTTCGGCGACGTCGCGGCCGGTTTCGCGGCGGCGGACCTCGTGCGCGAGGAGACCTACCAGTCCGCCGAAGTCCATCACGCGATGATGGAGCCGAACGCGGCGCTCGCCGAATGGGACAACCAGCGCGGCCACCTCACGCTGTGGTCGGTGAGCCAGGTGCCCTACTACGTGCATCTGACGCTCGCGCGCTGCATGCACATGGAAGCGGCGCACATCCGCGTCATCAAGCCCTTCGTCGGCGGCGGCTTCGGCCACCGCACCGAGGCGCTGAACTTCGAGGTGATCTGCGCGCTGCTCGCCCGCGCCGCGCGCGGCAAGGTGCGCCTGCTGCAGACGCGCGAGGAGACCTTCCTGACGCATCGGGGCCGGCCCGAAAGCGAGATCCGCATGAAGCTCGGCCTCACGAAGGACGGCCGCATCACGGCCTGCCAGGCGGAAGTCGTGCAGCGCGGCGGCGCCTATGGCGGCTATGGCCTCGTCACGATCCTCTACGCCGGGGCGCTCTTGAACGGCCTCTACGACATCCCGGCGGTGAAGTACGACGGCTATCGCGTCTATGCGAACACCCCGGCCTGCGGTGCGATGCGCGGCCACGGCACGGTGAACGCCCGTTTCGCGTTCGAATCCTTGCTCGACACGATGGCGGGCGAACTGGGGCTCGATCCGATCGCGGTGCGCCGCCGGAATCTCTTGAAGGCGCCGACCGAGACGATCAACGGGCTGAAGGTGACGAGCTACGGGCTGCCCGAGTGCCTCGACTGGGTCGAAGAAGCGTCGGGCTGGCGCGAGCGGCGCGGACAGCTTTCGGGCGACGGACCGGTGAAGCGCGGCCTTGGCATGGCCTGCTCGCACTTCGTCAGCGGCTCCGCAAAGCCCGTGCATTGGTCGGGCGAGCCGCACGCGGTGATCGTGCTGAAGGTCGATTTCGACGCGAGCGTGACGATCCTGACCGGCGCGTCCGACATCGGCCAGGGCTCCTCGACGATCATCACGCAGGTCGTCGCCGAAGTGCTCGGCATCGACTATTCGCGCATCCGCCTGATCGCGAACGATTCGGCGATCACGCCGAAGGACAACGGCTCCTACTCGTCGCGCGTGACCTATATGGTCGGCAATGCGGCGCTGGACGCGGCGCAGAACCTGAAGCGCATCCTCGTGACCGCGGCGGCGAAGCGGCTGGGCGTCAGCGAAGCGGAAGTGGACTGGCTCGGTGAGGCGGCCGCGGTCGTCGGCGACTCCGCGCGTCAAATTCCGTTTGCGGACATCGTCGAAGAGGCGCTGGTCGCGACCGGCACGATCACGACGAAAGGCACCTTCACCTGCCCGCCCGAATTCCAGGGGGGCAAGCAGCGCGGCGGCGCGGTCGGCTCGACGATGGGTTTTTCGTACGCGGCGCAGGCGGTCGAGGTCAGCGTCGATACCGAACTGGGCACCGTCACGGTCGACAAGGCGTGGGCGGCGATCGACTGTGGTTTTGCGCTAAACCCGATGTCGGTCGAAGGCCAGGTGCAGGGCGCGGTGTGGATGGGCATGGGGCAGGCGCTCTGCGAGGAGACGGTGTACGAGAACGGCCGCCACAAGGCCGCGAATCTCCTCGACTACCGCGTGCCGACGATGGCCGAGTCCCCCGAGATCGAAGTCCATATCGTCGAAAGTATCGACCCGAACGGCCCCTTCGGTGCGAAGGAGGCGAGCGAAGGGCCGCTGTCGGGCTTCATGTCGGCGCTCGCGGCGGCAGTGGAGGACGCGACCGGCGCACGCATCCAGCAGACGCCCTTCACCCCGGACCGCGTCTTCGAGGCCCTGAATCGCAAACCCAAACCCGGCGCCGCGGCAGCGGCAACGACGACCGCGAAAGGAGAAGCCTGA
- the hcrC gene encoding 4-hydroxybenzoyl-CoA reductase subunit gamma — MKGLLTLTVNGRLREDAVGGNALLIDYLRDTLGLTGTKQGCDGGECGACTVLVDGEPRLACSTLAHSVAGRHVETIEGLAHEGNLSRLQRAFHEHLGTQCGFCTPGMIMAAEALLRRNPQPSRDEIRVALAGNLCRCTGYVKIVDSVEAASKCGEVTA; from the coding sequence GTGAAGGGACTGCTGACACTGACGGTAAACGGCCGGCTACGCGAGGACGCGGTCGGAGGGAATGCGCTGTTGATCGACTACCTGCGCGACACGCTGGGCCTCACCGGCACCAAGCAGGGCTGCGACGGCGGCGAATGCGGCGCCTGCACGGTGCTGGTCGACGGCGAACCGCGGCTCGCGTGCAGCACGCTGGCGCACAGCGTGGCGGGGCGCCATGTCGAGACGATCGAAGGGCTCGCGCACGAAGGGAACCTGTCGCGGCTGCAGCGGGCCTTCCACGAACACTTGGGCACGCAGTGCGGCTTCTGCACGCCGGGCATGATCATGGCGGCCGAGGCGCTGTTGCGGCGCAATCCGCAGCCTTCGCGCGACGAGATCCGCGTCGCACTCGCGGGCAACCTGTGCCGCTGCACGGGCTATGTGAAGATCGTCGATTCGGTCGAAGCCGCATCGAAGTGCGGCGAGGTGACGGCATGA
- a CDS encoding sodium:solute symporter family protein, with protein MLLWFVIAYWAISVGIGLWAATRVHTTKDFAVAGRHLPFYMVTATVFATWFGSETVLGIPATFLNDGLAGVVSDPFGSSMCLILVGLFFAAPLYRMNLLTIGDFYRKRFGRTAEALTTIAIVISYLGWVGAQITALGLVFNVVSGGEISRLAGMWIGSGTILIYTIFGGMWAVAITDFLQMIVIVLGMLWIGGEVSGMVGGVDVVIAKATEEGKFAFWPAMDAKEIIGFVAAWVTMMFGSIPQQDVFQRVQSSKTEKIAVWGSVLGGSLYFVFAFVPMFLAYSATLISPEMVAELTESDPQMILPRLVMEKAPLFAQVMFFGALLSAIKSCASATLLAPSVTFTENLLKPMMGKVSDRKLLLTMRIVTLSFTVLVTLYAMYSKASIFKMVENAYQITLVMAFVPLACGVYWRRSTNQGALVSIFFGVGTWLTVLVGGPEDPFIPAQLAGLIASAIGMVAGSLLPQAIPHDHGIHDMLRRGHAAAQTHHVASAPHQH; from the coding sequence ATGCTGCTCTGGTTCGTCATCGCCTACTGGGCCATTTCCGTCGGTATCGGCTTGTGGGCCGCCACCAGGGTACACACCACGAAGGACTTTGCCGTCGCCGGCCGGCACCTGCCCTTCTACATGGTCACCGCGACCGTGTTCGCGACCTGGTTCGGCTCCGAGACGGTCCTCGGCATCCCGGCGACCTTCCTCAACGACGGCCTCGCCGGCGTCGTGTCCGACCCCTTCGGCTCGTCGATGTGCCTGATCCTCGTCGGCCTGTTCTTCGCGGCGCCGCTGTACCGCATGAACCTGCTGACGATCGGCGACTTCTACCGCAAGCGGTTCGGCCGCACGGCGGAGGCGCTGACGACGATCGCGATCGTGATCTCCTACCTCGGCTGGGTCGGCGCACAGATCACGGCGCTGGGCCTCGTGTTCAACGTCGTGTCCGGTGGCGAGATCAGCCGGCTCGCGGGCATGTGGATCGGCTCGGGCACGATCCTGATCTACACCATCTTCGGCGGCATGTGGGCGGTGGCGATCACCGACTTCCTGCAGATGATCGTGATCGTGCTCGGCATGCTGTGGATCGGCGGCGAAGTGAGCGGCATGGTCGGCGGCGTCGATGTCGTGATCGCGAAGGCAACCGAGGAAGGCAAGTTCGCGTTCTGGCCCGCGATGGATGCGAAGGAGATCATCGGCTTCGTCGCCGCCTGGGTCACGATGATGTTCGGCTCGATTCCGCAGCAGGACGTGTTCCAGCGCGTGCAGTCATCGAAGACCGAGAAGATCGCGGTGTGGGGCTCGGTGCTCGGCGGCAGCCTGTATTTCGTGTTCGCCTTCGTGCCGATGTTCCTCGCCTATTCGGCGACGCTGATCTCGCCCGAGATGGTCGCCGAGCTGACTGAATCCGATCCGCAAATGATCCTGCCGCGCCTCGTGATGGAAAAGGCGCCGCTCTTCGCCCAGGTGATGTTCTTCGGCGCACTGCTGTCCGCGATCAAGAGCTGCGCCTCGGCGACGCTCCTCGCACCCTCGGTCACCTTCACCGAAAACCTGCTGAAGCCGATGATGGGCAAGGTCAGCGACCGCAAGCTGCTCCTGACGATGCGCATCGTCACGCTGTCCTTCACGGTGCTCGTGACGCTGTACGCGATGTACTCCAAGGCCAGCATCTTCAAGATGGTCGAGAACGCCTACCAGATCACGCTGGTGATGGCCTTCGTGCCGCTCGCCTGCGGGGTGTACTGGCGCCGTTCGACGAACCAGGGCGCGCTGGTGTCGATCTTCTTCGGCGTCGGCACCTGGCTGACGGTGCTGGTCGGCGGCCCCGAGGATCCGTTCATCCCGGCCCAGCTCGCCGGCCTGATCGCGAGCGCGATCGGCATGGTCGCCGGTTCGCTGCTGCCGCAAGCGATCCCGCACGATCACGGGATCCACGACATGCTGCGCCGGGGTCACGCCGCCGCGCAGACCCACCACGTGGCATCGGCGCCGCACCAGCACTGA
- the rocD gene encoding ornithine--oxo-acid transaminase yields the protein MTHSAPLQMPPHAATHTRVSVVGVASALGAPVVGPDAAPAALAAADLIRRLDAYGIAAHWHETLTPRGVPPAGAEMAERLMAVSELAHRVADHVAALPVDSFPLVVGGDHSIAVGTWRGIARRVAARGRLGLIWIDAHLDSHTDCSTHSGNIHGMPLAALLGEGAGALTTEGPPLDPSKVCIIGARAWEPEELERLQRLGVKIFDILSVRSRGLAAVFADALAIVQADTAAFGVTIDLDALEPATFPAVLCPEELGIAPRELCDALRSLRACGDFAALEIVEYVPGLDPSGQGATWVAEFAAAALGPGSYLLRAKERQFGAHNYAPLPVVFHRGEGVWLWDVEGRRYLDMMSAYSAVSFGHANPRLLRALIDQAQRLSLTSRAYSNDRLPLLLERLSGLFGYERVLPVNTGLEAVETALKAARKWAYTVKGVTPGCAEIIACENNFHGRSITIVGMSSEPQYREGFGPFPPGFKRIPYGDSAALEAAITPDTAAFLVEPVQGEAGIILPPQGYLTRCAEICKRHNVLLIADEVQTGLGRTGRLLACDHEGVHPDGLILGKALGGGLLPVSAFLADGRVMDVFRPGDHGSTFGGNPLGAAVALEVLDLLEETRPWENADRLGERLMKRFIEKRLPCVRDVRGRGLLIGVELDPAILPAPQAAELLLAHGIATKDTHHTVIRFAPPLVIDDATLDHAADIIIETLASATAARRHEPLQA from the coding sequence ATGACGCACTCGGCCCCGCTTCAGATGCCGCCGCATGCCGCGACGCACACGCGCGTGAGCGTGGTCGGCGTCGCTTCGGCGCTCGGTGCCCCCGTTGTCGGACCCGATGCGGCTCCGGCTGCACTCGCGGCGGCCGACCTGATCCGTCGCCTCGACGCCTACGGCATTGCCGCGCACTGGCATGAGACGCTCACGCCGCGCGGTGTACCGCCCGCGGGAGCCGAAATGGCCGAACGCCTCATGGCGGTCAGCGAGCTCGCACACCGCGTCGCCGACCACGTTGCGGCACTGCCCGTGGACAGCTTCCCGCTCGTCGTCGGGGGCGATCATTCGATAGCGGTCGGCACTTGGCGCGGCATCGCACGACGCGTCGCGGCGCGCGGCAGGCTCGGTCTGATCTGGATCGACGCGCATCTCGACAGCCATACCGACTGCTCGACGCACTCCGGCAACATCCACGGGATGCCGCTCGCTGCGCTGCTCGGCGAAGGCGCTGGAGCCCTCACCACTGAAGGACCACCCCTCGATCCGTCAAAGGTCTGCATCATCGGCGCGCGTGCCTGGGAACCGGAAGAGCTCGAACGCCTGCAACGGCTCGGCGTGAAGATCTTCGACATCCTGTCCGTGCGCTCGCGCGGACTCGCCGCGGTGTTCGCCGACGCGCTCGCGATCGTGCAGGCAGACACTGCGGCGTTCGGGGTCACGATCGACCTGGATGCGCTGGAGCCGGCGACGTTTCCCGCCGTGCTCTGCCCGGAAGAGCTGGGCATCGCGCCACGCGAGCTGTGCGATGCGTTGCGCTCGCTGCGCGCCTGCGGCGATTTCGCGGCGCTTGAGATTGTCGAATATGTGCCGGGGCTGGATCCGTCCGGCCAAGGTGCGACCTGGGTCGCCGAATTCGCCGCCGCCGCGCTGGGGCCGGGCAGTTACCTCTTGCGCGCGAAGGAGCGCCAGTTCGGCGCGCACAATTACGCACCGCTGCCGGTCGTCTTCCATCGCGGCGAAGGCGTGTGGCTCTGGGACGTCGAGGGGCGGCGCTATCTCGACATGATGAGCGCCTACTCGGCGGTGAGTTTCGGCCACGCGAATCCGCGCCTGCTGCGCGCGCTGATCGACCAGGCGCAGCGTCTGTCGCTGACCTCGCGCGCGTATTCCAATGACCGCCTGCCGCTGCTGCTCGAACGGCTGAGCGGATTGTTCGGCTATGAGCGGGTGCTGCCCGTCAATACCGGGCTGGAGGCCGTCGAGACGGCGCTGAAGGCGGCGCGCAAGTGGGCGTACACGGTCAAGGGCGTCACACCCGGCTGCGCCGAGATCATCGCCTGCGAAAACAATTTCCACGGCCGCTCGATCACGATCGTCGGCATGTCGTCGGAGCCGCAGTATCGCGAGGGCTTCGGCCCCTTCCCGCCGGGCTTCAAGCGCATCCCCTACGGCGACTCGGCGGCGCTCGAAGCGGCGATCACGCCGGACACGGCGGCCTTCCTGGTCGAGCCGGTGCAGGGCGAGGCGGGCATCATCCTGCCGCCACAGGGCTACCTCACGCGCTGCGCCGAGATCTGCAAGCGCCACAACGTGCTGCTGATCGCCGACGAGGTCCAGACCGGCCTCGGCCGCACGGGACGCCTGCTCGCCTGCGACCATGAGGGCGTGCATCCGGACGGGCTGATTCTCGGGAAGGCGCTCGGCGGCGGCCTGCTGCCGGTGTCGGCCTTCCTCGCCGACGGCCGCGTGATGGACGTGTTCCGGCCCGGCGACCATGGTTCGACCTTCGGCGGCAATCCGCTTGGTGCGGCGGTGGCGCTCGAAGTGCTCGACCTGCTCGAAGAAACGCGCCCGTGGGAAAACGCGGACCGCCTCGGCGAACGGCTGATGAAGCGCTTCATCGAGAAGCGCCTTCCGTGCGTGCGCGACGTGCGCGGACGGGGTCTGCTGATCGGCGTGGAACTCGACCCGGCGATCCTGCCGGCGCCACAGGCGGCCGAACTGCTGCTCGCGCACGGCATCGCGACGAAGGACACCCACCACACCGTGATCCGCTTCGCGCCGCCGCTCGTGATCGACGACGCGACGCTCGATCATGCGGCCGACATCATCATCGAAACGCTCGCCTCGGCGACCGCGGCACGGCGCCACGAACCGCTACAAGCCTGA
- the ubiB gene encoding ubiquinone biosynthesis regulatory protein kinase UbiB, with protein sequence MRLFRLAKIITVGLRYGLDQMVLEADPTGRLVRLWHAVFFWRHPKEPRGVRLRRALESLGPIFVKFGQMLSTRRDLLPADLADELALLQDRVPPFPTEQALEVLEDFYGKPVDDVFVNFARTPVASASVAQVHFAELPDGTEVAVKILRPGIERVIEHDLALLETAAMMLDKLWVEGRRLKPREVVAEFSKYLHDELDLMREASNCSQLRRNFTDSKLLVVPEVHWDWCGKSVMVMERMHGVPISQIEALRAQGTDLKALSRAGVEIFFTQVFRDGFFHADMHPGNIFVHADGRYIALDFGIVGTLTEVDKNYLAQNFLAFFKRDYNRVARAHIEAGWVPAKTRVDEFEGAIRAVCEPIFDRPLKDISFGKTLLRLFQTARRFEMEVQPQLVLLQKTLLNIEGLGRQLDPELDLWKTAKPFLERWMDEQMGWRGMLKNIRDEAPGWAAMLPQLPRLVHHALSEPARQHAAQREDIERLRASQQWQNRLLALLTLLLAGIATVEYFRFFP encoded by the coding sequence GTGCGCCTGTTCCGTCTCGCCAAGATCATCACCGTGGGCCTTCGCTACGGGCTCGACCAGATGGTGCTCGAAGCCGATCCCACGGGCCGGCTCGTGCGGCTGTGGCACGCCGTATTCTTCTGGCGCCACCCAAAGGAACCCCGTGGCGTGCGCCTGCGCCGCGCGCTCGAATCGCTCGGCCCGATCTTCGTCAAATTCGGCCAGATGCTGTCGACGCGGCGCGACCTGTTGCCCGCGGACCTGGCCGACGAGCTCGCACTGCTGCAGGACCGCGTCCCGCCCTTCCCGACCGAACAGGCGCTGGAGGTGCTGGAGGACTTTTACGGCAAGCCGGTCGACGACGTCTTCGTCAATTTCGCGCGCACGCCAGTCGCCTCCGCCTCGGTCGCACAGGTGCATTTCGCCGAACTGCCGGACGGCACCGAGGTCGCCGTGAAGATCCTGCGCCCGGGCATCGAGCGTGTCATCGAACACGACCTCGCGCTGCTCGAAACGGCGGCGATGATGCTCGACAAGTTGTGGGTCGAGGGCCGGAGGTTGAAGCCGCGCGAAGTGGTCGCCGAATTCAGCAAGTACCTGCACGACGAGCTCGACCTGATGCGCGAGGCGTCGAACTGCTCGCAGCTGCGGCGCAACTTCACCGATTCGAAGCTGCTGGTGGTGCCCGAAGTGCATTGGGACTGGTGCGGCAAGTCGGTGATGGTGATGGAGCGCATGCACGGGGTGCCGATCTCGCAGATCGAGGCGCTGCGCGCGCAGGGCACGGACCTGAAGGCGCTGTCGCGTGCGGGCGTCGAGATCTTCTTCACGCAGGTGTTCCGCGACGGCTTCTTCCACGCCGACATGCACCCCGGCAACATCTTCGTGCATGCCGACGGGCGCTACATCGCGCTCGACTTCGGCATCGTCGGCACGCTGACCGAGGTCGACAAGAACTACCTCGCGCAGAACTTCCTCGCCTTCTTCAAGCGCGACTACAATCGCGTCGCGCGCGCCCACATCGAGGCCGGCTGGGTGCCGGCGAAGACGCGCGTCGATGAGTTCGAAGGCGCGATCCGAGCGGTGTGCGAGCCGATCTTCGACCGGCCGCTGAAGGACATTTCCTTCGGCAAGACGCTGCTGCGTCTGTTCCAGACCGCGCGGCGCTTCGAGATGGAAGTGCAGCCGCAGCTCGTGCTGCTGCAGAAGACGCTGCTCAACATCGAGGGGCTGGGCCGCCAGCTCGACCCCGAGCTCGACCTGTGGAAGACCGCCAAGCCCTTCCTCGAGCGCTGGATGGACGAGCAGATGGGCTGGCGCGGGATGCTGAAGAACATCCGCGACGAGGCGCCGGGCTGGGCGGCGATGCTGCCGCAGCTGCCGCGCCTCGTGCACCACGCGCTGTCGGAACCCGCCCGCCAGCATGCGGCGCAGCGCGAGGACATCGAGCGCCTACGCGCCAGCCAGCAATGGCAGAACCGCCTGCTGGCGCTGCTGACGCTGCTCCTCGCCGGCATCGCGACTGTGGAATATTTCCGCTTCTTCCCCTGA
- the argS gene encoding arginine--tRNA ligase — translation MSADPKVLLADLLRAALKSVAPDLVETPIQLERPKQAGHGDFATNLALQLAKPLRRSPRDLANMLLAELPESKLVAKTEVAGAGFINFTLNSGAKTAVVGEVLARGADFGRGVRSGTKVQVEFVSANPTGPLHVGHGRGAAYGASLSSVLEFAGCEVTREYYINDAGRQMDILALSTWLRYLAFFNIDIAFPPNAYQGDYVIAMARELREGHKDRFAKVSAAEILDGAPGLPAAERKDDEAKNQREEHLDVLIANAKRLLGEDYNWVHGFALNEQLGDGREDLEEFGVHFDKWFSEKSLFDTGLVERAVAELEKRGHIYMQDGAKWFRSTAFGDEKDRVVQRDNGLYTYFASDIAYHLNKYERGFDRIIDIWGADHHGYIPRVKGALAALGLPPEKLEVSLVQFAVLYRNGQKASMSTRSGEFVTLRDLRREVGNDACRFFYVLRKSDQHLDFDLDLAKSQSNENPVYYIQYAHARVCSVLQQWGGDLAELPAADLARLENERELALCARLGIFPELVQNAAADYAPHQIAFYLKDLAGEFHSWYNAERMLVEDADLRLARLALAAAIRQVLVTGLALLGVSAPQSM, via the coding sequence ATGAGCGCCGATCCGAAAGTACTTCTTGCCGACCTGCTGCGCGCCGCGCTGAAGAGTGTCGCCCCCGACCTCGTCGAAACTCCGATCCAGCTGGAGCGTCCCAAGCAGGCCGGGCACGGCGATTTCGCCACCAACCTCGCGCTGCAGCTCGCGAAGCCGCTGCGCCGCAGCCCGCGCGATCTGGCGAACATGCTGCTCGCCGAGCTGCCCGAATCGAAGCTGGTCGCGAAGACCGAAGTCGCTGGCGCCGGCTTCATCAATTTCACGCTCAACTCCGGCGCGAAGACCGCCGTCGTCGGCGAAGTGCTCGCGCGCGGCGCGGACTTCGGCCGCGGTGTGCGCAGCGGCACCAAGGTGCAGGTCGAATTCGTCTCCGCCAACCCGACCGGCCCGCTGCACGTCGGCCACGGCCGCGGTGCCGCCTACGGCGCCTCGCTGTCGTCGGTGCTCGAGTTCGCCGGCTGCGAGGTCACCCGCGAGTACTACATCAACGACGCCGGCCGCCAGATGGACATCCTCGCGCTGTCGACCTGGCTGCGCTACCTCGCCTTCTTCAACATCGACATCGCCTTCCCGCCGAACGCCTATCAGGGCGACTACGTGATCGCGATGGCGCGCGAGCTGCGCGAAGGCCACAAGGACCGCTTCGCGAAGGTCTCCGCCGCCGAGATCCTCGACGGCGCGCCCGGCCTGCCGGCCGCCGAACGCAAGGACGACGAGGCCAAGAACCAGCGCGAGGAACACCTCGACGTGTTGATCGCCAACGCCAAGCGCCTGCTCGGCGAGGACTACAACTGGGTGCACGGCTTCGCGCTCAACGAGCAGCTCGGCGACGGCCGCGAGGACCTCGAAGAGTTCGGCGTGCATTTCGACAAGTGGTTCTCCGAGAAGAGCCTCTTCGATACCGGGCTCGTCGAGCGCGCGGTCGCCGAGCTCGAAAAGCGCGGCCACATCTACATGCAGGACGGCGCCAAGTGGTTCCGCTCGACCGCCTTCGGCGACGAGAAGGACCGCGTCGTGCAGCGCGACAACGGCCTCTACACCTACTTCGCGTCCGACATCGCCTACCACCTGAACAAGTACGAGCGCGGCTTCGACCGCATCATCGACATCTGGGGCGCCGACCACCACGGATACATCCCGCGCGTGAAGGGCGCGCTCGCCGCGCTCGGCCTGCCGCCGGAGAAGCTCGAAGTGTCACTGGTGCAATTCGCGGTGCTGTATCGAAACGGCCAGAAGGCGTCGATGTCTACCCGTTCGGGCGAGTTCGTCACGCTGCGCGACCTGCGCCGCGAAGTCGGCAACGATGCCTGCCGCTTCTTCTACGTGCTGAGGAAGAGCGACCAGCATCTCGACTTCGACCTCGACCTCGCCAAGAGCCAGAGCAACGAGAACCCGGTGTATTACATCCAGTACGCGCACGCTCGCGTGTGTTCGGTGCTGCAGCAGTGGGGCGGCGACCTCGCCGAGCTGCCGGCGGCCGATCTCGCCCGCCTCGAGAACGAGCGCGAGCTCGCGCTGTGCGCGCGCCTGGGCATCTTCCCGGAACTCGTGCAGAACGCCGCCGCCGACTACGCGCCGCACCAGATCGCCTTCTACCTGAAGGATCTCGCCGGCGAGTTCCACAGCTGGTACAACGCCGAGCGCATGCTCGTCGAGGATGCGGACCTGCGCCTCGCGCGTCTCGCGCTGGCCGCGGCGATCCGCCAGGTGCTCGTCACCGGCCTCGCGCTGCTCGGCGTGTCCGCGCCGCAATCGATGTGA
- a CDS encoding SPOR domain-containing protein: protein MSRDHKPRQQNRQPAKSRGGVLVGIFIGLVLGALFAAAAAWYFTRKSPFQVPQSPAPVASRPQAMEPPPPASLPGKPGDRPVQKPDFEFYKILPQGEGAPTESRPAPQAAPVVAEKLYLQVGAFENPAEADNLKAKLALNGIEASVQRAQLPDGRNLHRVRVGPFVKPEDMNPVRTRLNEAGVTATVVKANP from the coding sequence GTGAGTCGTGACCACAAGCCCCGCCAGCAAAATCGCCAGCCCGCCAAGAGCCGCGGCGGCGTTCTCGTGGGGATCTTCATCGGGCTGGTGCTGGGAGCGCTGTTCGCGGCCGCGGCCGCGTGGTACTTCACGCGCAAGTCCCCGTTCCAGGTGCCGCAGTCCCCGGCCCCGGTCGCCAGCCGCCCGCAGGCCATGGAACCGCCGCCTCCGGCCTCGCTGCCGGGCAAGCCGGGCGATCGTCCGGTACAGAAGCCCGACTTCGAGTTCTACAAGATCCTGCCGCAGGGCGAGGGCGCGCCGACCGAGTCGCGCCCGGCCCCGCAGGCCGCGCCCGTCGTTGCAGAAAAACTCTACCTGCAGGTCGGGGCCTTCGAGAACCCGGCCGAGGCGGACAACCTCAAGGCGAAGCTTGCCCTCAACGGCATCGAGGCCAGCGTACAGCGGGCGCAACTGCCCGACGGGCGCAACCTGCACCGCGTGCGCGTCGGTCCCTTCGTGAAGCCCGAGGACATGAATCCCGTGCGCACGCGCCTCAATGAGGCTGGCGTCACGGCGACCGTCGTGAAGGCCAACCCTTGA